A stretch of Candidatus Vicinibacter affinis DNA encodes these proteins:
- the hscB gene encoding Fe-S protein assembly co-chaperone HscB, protein MDYFEHFGLKQIFNLDLALLRRQFYLKSKESHPDIVNDHNIHNSSVSSYNNEAYRILSNPLFRLKYILHLKFGPDLNEPKPNTAFLMEMLDFHEKIDFAISKNNPTEINILKKALDDLFLTEEKKVKEYLERFDAGDNSNEVYQKMLDYYTKLKYFDRLFNNLNNKENEL, encoded by the coding sequence ATGGACTATTTCGAACACTTTGGTTTAAAACAAATCTTTAACCTAGACCTTGCTTTGTTGAGAAGACAATTTTATTTAAAAAGTAAAGAAAGTCATCCTGACATAGTTAATGATCATAACATCCACAATAGTTCTGTCTCTTCTTACAACAATGAAGCTTATAGAATTTTATCTAACCCTTTATTTCGGTTAAAATATATTCTCCATCTCAAATTTGGCCCAGATCTAAATGAACCAAAACCGAATACAGCATTTTTAATGGAAATGTTAGATTTTCACGAAAAGATAGATTTTGCAATTTCTAAAAACAACCCAACTGAAATCAATATTCTTAAAAAAGCACTAGATGACCTTTTTCTTACAGAAGAAAAGAAAGTAAAAGAATATTTAGAGCGTTTTGATGCAGGAGATAATTCTAATGAGGTTTATCAAAAAATGCTAGACTACTATACTAAATTAAAATATTTTGATCGACTGTTCAACAATTTAAATAATAAAGAAAATGAACTTTGA